Proteins encoded within one genomic window of Epinephelus lanceolatus isolate andai-2023 chromosome 9, ASM4190304v1, whole genome shotgun sequence:
- the fhip2b gene encoding FHF complex subunit HOOK-interacting protein 2B isoform X1, translating to METFSKLSSMLLHALETREPTVDLLDSFVDHWKSITNYYIQTTDESRPVKQTDIPWRLKQMLDILVYEEKDQGVAETGSCLEYLLQHKLLETLCTLGKAQYPPGMVQQVLLFFSKLLSQMQKPLLHLVSVYRPVQKLIRLCALPGSQTEKEEAQFLLVVCSRVKQDPHTLRFVLEILDQPAARTPASDQSQPCTQTDPPPLCNQSDPSACSPDQSECGLLQALLQLTNSQRGSVSLKAYESLLLLSGLQSGPSGDLLSDQTQLGELLTGRLLQLYSLLPLEDLDPGELQNWPHTPWSSQFSRCSSDLRSDSPAADHMTNFFCWLDFLDHLIREAPQQVLAVKLAQCVHHLWLVNVLQPQLLHTSEQVVLSSTSVLCAVVRLVQSSSLLDQLVHFLLRTDPLTHLLLQRCDHISDQISLVSLSLVDELLQKPHRDILDVLVLSFLQSRSYLSPPAAGQEDRHTETNKDHEDSDDLEDDPFFSDSLFADSQQLLPPPPPPSLSSSAPPPPSGLGSAADVVNSFLCLVPVQVRSAQLLQEGGYESYVHDAHTLVTECQSLSLSWDWPLNLPPPSSSSHEEFFEGHLLKVLFDRLGRVLEQPYELNLQLTAVLSRLSSFSHPLLHEYLLDPYVHLSPCCRSLFSVLIRLMGELMQRIQQVSNLTDRLLNTRRLLLGLNQNTGLEHLTLLKGLIILEEFCKELAAIAFVKLPLDQQ from the exons ATGGAGACGTTCAGTAAACTGAGCAGCATGTTGCTGCACGCGCTCGAGACG aGGGAGCCCACAGTGGACCTGTTGGACTCTTTTGTTGATCACTGGAAGTCAATCACcaactattacatccagacaaCAG atgagaGTCGTCCtgtcaaacagacagacatCCCCTGGCGTCTCAAACAGATGTTGGACATCCTGGTGTACGAGGAGAAAGACCAG GGTGTGGCGGAAACAGGCTCCTGTCTGGAGTACCTACTGCAGCACAAACTGTTGGAGACTCTGTGCACTCTGGGAAAGGCTCAG tatCCTCCAGGTATGGTCCAGCAGGTCTTGTTGTTCTTCTCCAAGCTGTTGTCTCAGATGCAGAAACCTCTGCTGCACCTGGTCAGCGTCTACAGACCTGTACAG AAGCTGATTCGTCTGTGTGCACTTCCTGGTTCCCAGACGGAGAAGGAGGAAGCTCAGTTCTTATTGGTTGTCTGCTCCAGAGTCAAACAGGATCCACACACGCTCAGATTCGTCTTAGAG ATTCTGGACCAACCAGCAGCCAGGACACCagcctctgaccaatcacagccctgcACACAGACAGATCCACCACCGCTCTGCAACCAATCAGATCCATCCGCCTGCAGCCCTGACCAATCAGAGTGCGGCCTGCTGCAGGCTCTGCTGCAGCTCACCAACAGTCAG AGGGGCTCAGTGTCTCTGAAGGCCTATGAGAgtctcctgctgctgtctggTCTCCAGTCTGGACCTTCAGGGGACCTCCTGTCCGATCAGACCCAGCTGGGAGAGCTGCTGACTGggaggctgctgcagctgtACTCCCTGCTGCCTCTGGAGGACCTGGATCCTGGAGAGCTGCAGAACTGGCCCCACACACCCTGGAG CTCTCAGTTCTCTCGCTGCAGCTCTGATCTCAGGTCAGACTCACCTGCTGCTGATCACATGACCAACTTCTTCTGCTGGTTGGACTTCCTGGATCACCTGATCAGAGAGGCCcctcag caggtgttagcgGTGAAGCTAGCTCAGTGTGTTCATCACTTATGGTTGGTGAACGTTCTTCAGCCTCAACTGCTGCACAC GAGTGAACAGGTGGTCCTGTCCTCCACCTCTGTCCTCTGTGCTGTGGTCAGACTGGTCCAGTCATCCTCTCTGCTGGATCAGCTGGTCCACTTCCTGTTGAGGACGGACCCACTGACTCACCTGCTGCTGCAGCGCTGTGACCACATCTCTGACCAG atCAGTCtggtgtctctgtctctggtgGACGAGTTACTACAGAAGCCTCACAGGGACATTTTGGACGTCCTGGTCTTGAGTTTCCTGCAGAGTCGTAGTTACCTGTCTCCACCTGCTGcgggacaggaggacagacacacagagaccaACAAGGACCACGAGGACAGCGA TGACCTGGAGGATGACCCGTTCTTCTCCGACAGTTTGTTTGCAGACAGTCAGcagcttcttcctcctcctcctcctccttctttgtcctcctctgctcctcctcctccctctggaCTGGGATCAGCTGCTGACGTTGTCAACAg tttctTGTGTTTAGTTCCTGTTCAGGTGCGATCAgctcagctgctgcaggagggaGGATACGAGTCGTATGTCCATGACGCCCACACACTG GTGACAGAGTGTCAGTCTCTGTCCCTGTCGTGGGATTGGCCACTCaatcttcctcctccctcctcctcctcacatgAGGAGTTCTTCGAAGGACACCTGCTCAAAGTCCTGTTTGACCGACTGGGACGAGTCCTGGAGCAG CCGTACGAGTTGAACCTCCAGCTGACAGCAGTTCTGTCCAGACTGTCGTCCTTCAGCCACCCTCTGCTGCACGAGTACCTGCTGGACCCCTACGTCCACCTGTCCCCCTGCTGCAGGTCCCTGTTCTCTGTCCTCATCAGG ctGATGGGGGAGTTGATGCAGAGGATCCAGCAGGTGTCCaacctgacagacagactgttAAACACCAGAAGACTCCTGCTGGGACTGAACCAAAACACTGG CCTGGAGCACCTGACCCTGCTGAAAGGACTCATCATCCTGGAGGAGTTCTGTAAGGAGCTCGCTGCCATCGCCTTCGTCAAACTGCCCCTGGACCAGCAGTGA
- the fhip2b gene encoding FHF complex subunit HOOK-interacting protein 2B isoform X2, which translates to METFSKLSSMLLHALETREPTVDLLDSFVDHWKSITNYYIQTTDESRPVKQTDIPWRLKQMLDILVYEEKDQGVAETGSCLEYLLQHKLLETLCTLGKAQYPPGMVQQVLLFFSKLLSQMQKPLLHLVSVYRPVQKLIRLCALPGSQTEKEEAQFLLVVCSRVKQDPHTLRFVLEILDQPAARTPASDQSQPCTQTDPPPLCNQSDPSACSPDQSECGLLQALLQLTNSQRGSVSLKAYESLLLLSGLQSGPSGDLLSDQTQLGELLTGRLLQLYSLLPLEDLDPGELQNWPHTPWSSQFSRCSSDLRSDSPAADHMTNFFCWLDFLDHLIREAPQVLAVKLAQCVHHLWLVNVLQPQLLHTSEQVVLSSTSVLCAVVRLVQSSSLLDQLVHFLLRTDPLTHLLLQRCDHISDQISLVSLSLVDELLQKPHRDILDVLVLSFLQSRSYLSPPAAGQEDRHTETNKDHEDSDDLEDDPFFSDSLFADSQQLLPPPPPPSLSSSAPPPPSGLGSAADVVNSFLCLVPVQVRSAQLLQEGGYESYVHDAHTLVTECQSLSLSWDWPLNLPPPSSSSHEEFFEGHLLKVLFDRLGRVLEQPYELNLQLTAVLSRLSSFSHPLLHEYLLDPYVHLSPCCRSLFSVLIRLMGELMQRIQQVSNLTDRLLNTRRLLLGLNQNTGLEHLTLLKGLIILEEFCKELAAIAFVKLPLDQQ; encoded by the exons ATGGAGACGTTCAGTAAACTGAGCAGCATGTTGCTGCACGCGCTCGAGACG aGGGAGCCCACAGTGGACCTGTTGGACTCTTTTGTTGATCACTGGAAGTCAATCACcaactattacatccagacaaCAG atgagaGTCGTCCtgtcaaacagacagacatCCCCTGGCGTCTCAAACAGATGTTGGACATCCTGGTGTACGAGGAGAAAGACCAG GGTGTGGCGGAAACAGGCTCCTGTCTGGAGTACCTACTGCAGCACAAACTGTTGGAGACTCTGTGCACTCTGGGAAAGGCTCAG tatCCTCCAGGTATGGTCCAGCAGGTCTTGTTGTTCTTCTCCAAGCTGTTGTCTCAGATGCAGAAACCTCTGCTGCACCTGGTCAGCGTCTACAGACCTGTACAG AAGCTGATTCGTCTGTGTGCACTTCCTGGTTCCCAGACGGAGAAGGAGGAAGCTCAGTTCTTATTGGTTGTCTGCTCCAGAGTCAAACAGGATCCACACACGCTCAGATTCGTCTTAGAG ATTCTGGACCAACCAGCAGCCAGGACACCagcctctgaccaatcacagccctgcACACAGACAGATCCACCACCGCTCTGCAACCAATCAGATCCATCCGCCTGCAGCCCTGACCAATCAGAGTGCGGCCTGCTGCAGGCTCTGCTGCAGCTCACCAACAGTCAG AGGGGCTCAGTGTCTCTGAAGGCCTATGAGAgtctcctgctgctgtctggTCTCCAGTCTGGACCTTCAGGGGACCTCCTGTCCGATCAGACCCAGCTGGGAGAGCTGCTGACTGggaggctgctgcagctgtACTCCCTGCTGCCTCTGGAGGACCTGGATCCTGGAGAGCTGCAGAACTGGCCCCACACACCCTGGAG CTCTCAGTTCTCTCGCTGCAGCTCTGATCTCAGGTCAGACTCACCTGCTGCTGATCACATGACCAACTTCTTCTGCTGGTTGGACTTCCTGGATCACCTGATCAGAGAGGCCcctcag gtgttagcgGTGAAGCTAGCTCAGTGTGTTCATCACTTATGGTTGGTGAACGTTCTTCAGCCTCAACTGCTGCACAC GAGTGAACAGGTGGTCCTGTCCTCCACCTCTGTCCTCTGTGCTGTGGTCAGACTGGTCCAGTCATCCTCTCTGCTGGATCAGCTGGTCCACTTCCTGTTGAGGACGGACCCACTGACTCACCTGCTGCTGCAGCGCTGTGACCACATCTCTGACCAG atCAGTCtggtgtctctgtctctggtgGACGAGTTACTACAGAAGCCTCACAGGGACATTTTGGACGTCCTGGTCTTGAGTTTCCTGCAGAGTCGTAGTTACCTGTCTCCACCTGCTGcgggacaggaggacagacacacagagaccaACAAGGACCACGAGGACAGCGA TGACCTGGAGGATGACCCGTTCTTCTCCGACAGTTTGTTTGCAGACAGTCAGcagcttcttcctcctcctcctcctccttctttgtcctcctctgctcctcctcctccctctggaCTGGGATCAGCTGCTGACGTTGTCAACAg tttctTGTGTTTAGTTCCTGTTCAGGTGCGATCAgctcagctgctgcaggagggaGGATACGAGTCGTATGTCCATGACGCCCACACACTG GTGACAGAGTGTCAGTCTCTGTCCCTGTCGTGGGATTGGCCACTCaatcttcctcctccctcctcctcctcacatgAGGAGTTCTTCGAAGGACACCTGCTCAAAGTCCTGTTTGACCGACTGGGACGAGTCCTGGAGCAG CCGTACGAGTTGAACCTCCAGCTGACAGCAGTTCTGTCCAGACTGTCGTCCTTCAGCCACCCTCTGCTGCACGAGTACCTGCTGGACCCCTACGTCCACCTGTCCCCCTGCTGCAGGTCCCTGTTCTCTGTCCTCATCAGG ctGATGGGGGAGTTGATGCAGAGGATCCAGCAGGTGTCCaacctgacagacagactgttAAACACCAGAAGACTCCTGCTGGGACTGAACCAAAACACTGG CCTGGAGCACCTGACCCTGCTGAAAGGACTCATCATCCTGGAGGAGTTCTGTAAGGAGCTCGCTGCCATCGCCTTCGTCAAACTGCCCCTGGACCAGCAGTGA